GGCTGGTTGCTTGATCAGCGGAGGGGAGTACATCATTGAATATTGAGCACTTGGACGAATGGTTGTTTTTGTGGATCAATGGCGGTGCAGAGAAGTTAGCATTTTTGAATCCATTCATGATTTTTTTATCCAAATACGCGGTTCTGTTCTTTATGATCGGAGCGCTAGTATACTGGTTTACAAGAGCACGGGATAATCGGCGCATGATTACGGAGGCGCTGCTGTCTGGATTGATAGGGGTAACTGTAAACTGGATTATTGGAGAGATCATTTATAGGGACAGGCCATTTGTGACGCTGCACGCCATTCAACTGGTTGGTCATGAAGCAAATGCTTCCTTTCCGAGTACCCATTCACTGGGCGCCTTCGTTATTGCGATGACCATCTGGCAGTTCCGCCGCCGCGCAGGCT
The DNA window shown above is from Paenibacillus sp. JQZ6Y-1 and carries:
- a CDS encoding undecaprenyl-diphosphatase; this encodes MNIEHLDEWLFLWINGGAEKLAFLNPFMIFLSKYAVLFFMIGALVYWFTRARDNRRMITEALLSGLIGVTVNWIIGEIIYRDRPFVTLHAIQLVGHEANASFPSTHSLGAFVIAMTIWQFRRRAGWVWLILAAGIALGRVWTGVHYPGDVLAGALIGILISVLVHRLFTRISLASSLMELGIYWYERMENKVWPRASYRNR